TCGCCGAACGCGCCGGCTTCTGCCATCGCCGCCTCCAAGGGAAGCTGGGGCGCCGTGCCTTCCGCGACCTCGCTCTCGCGCGGGACGGTGCCGGTTTTGAAATCGATCAGGACGATGCCACCATCTTCGTGCCGCTCGATCCGGTCGGCGCGGCCGGCAAGGGTGAAGCCGCCGGCGACCGGCAGCAGCCATTCGCCGGCGCGCTCGGCGGCGCGATGCTGTGCTTGGCCGCGCGCCGCTTCCCACCCCGCGACCCAATGCGCGATGCGGCGGAGACGCGGGCGCCACCAGGCGGCAAGGGCCGGGCGGATCGCCGCCTGGAGGAGCGCCGTCTCAAGCTCATTATCGAGCGCTGCGGCCATCGCCGCGGCGTCGGGAAGGGCTGCAAGTCGGTCACAAAAGCGGCGCAAGGCGCGATGCACGATGACCCCGAAATCCGCCCGCCCGATCGGCGGATCGAGCGGGGCGAGCGGGGTCAGGCGGAGAATGTGCCGCGCATAGATGGCATAAGGGTCGGCGAACAGGGTCTCGATCTCGGTCACCGTCAGGCGGCGCGGGCGGAGATTGGCCGGCGGCCGTGGCGCCGGCGGAGGGACCGGGCGCGGCTTGCCCTCGGGCTGGTCGATCGCCGCTGCCCACGCCGCCGCTGGGTGGCGCGCGAGCGGGGTTTCGAGCATCGCATCGAGCCGGGTGAGCCAGCGCGCCGGCACCACCGGGGCGCGTTCGCGCCGGCGCGGGCAGGAGAGCACCACCTCTGGCGCGGCGCAGGCGGCCATCACGAAATCATGCGCACTCTGGCCGATCGCCGCTTCCGGGCTCGGCAGGCCGAGTGCTGCGCGCATCGGTCGGCTGAGCCAGGGGCCAGGGTCGACGCTCGGCGGCCACACCCCCTCGGCCAGCCCGCCGAGCACGATCAGCTCGGCGCTTTGCAATCGCGCTTCGAGAAGCCCCCAGATGAAGATGCGCGGATGTTCGGCGCCGTCGCGCCCACGCAAGGCCCGGCGCGAGCGCACCACCGAGCCGGCGAGCAAAGCATCGAGCAGACCAGGGAGCGAAGCGGCCGCAAGCGGCGGCAAAACCGCGAGCGCCGCCAGCGCCTCCGAGAGCAGTTCGGCGAGTGCGACCCCTTCCTCGAACGCCCATAGCCGCGCCGCGCCGCTTTCGCTGTCGGTCGCGCCAAGCGCCTCGCCGGCCTCGATCAAAGCGACGAGCAGGGTCTCAGCCGGCACAAACGCAACCGCGCTCCCGAGCCGCAGCAAGGGCGCGAGCGCGACCTCGATCCGCGTCACGAAATCCTCCAGCGCCTCGCGCTCCGCCACCTCGGCGAGGACACGGCGCAGCCCGACAATCCCGCCCGGCGGTCTCGGCCCGCGCAATGCCGCGCGCTCGAGCCGGCGGGCGAGATCGCGCGCGGCCTCAGGGGCGAGGCCGGCGGCGGCGAAAGGGTGCTTGAGGAGCGCGAGCAACGGCACCGGCGCGAGATCTTCCGCCCAAGCGGCGGCGAGCAGGCGGAGAAACACCGCAGGCGGGGTTTCCCCCAGCGCCTCGCCGGCGCTGTCATCGGCGACGACGCCATAGCGCGCGAGTTCGGCCGTGACCCGAACGGCGAGATCGCGATCCGGCGTCACCAGCGCCGCCCGCGCCCCTGGCCGTTCCAGGGCGCCACGCAGGATGAGCGCGATCGCCTGCGCCTCCTGATGTTCATCGGCGGCTTCGAGGCGGGTTACGCCGGGAAGCGCGGCAACGCGTCCCTCACGCCAGCGATCGAGCCCCGCGGCGGGAAGCAAAGCGCGCGCCAGGATCGCCGCCCGCCCCGGCGCTCGGGCTCCGAGTCCCGCAGGGAGCATCTCATCCCAGGGACGGACATCGCCCGGGCTTGCGCCGATGGCGGCGAGCAGGCGGTGCATCGCCGCCGCCGGGTGGGTTTCGGGCGGGAACGCTGCCCCTTCCTCGGCCGGGACATCGGCGTCGAAACCCGGCAGCACGACGCGGCCATGCGGCAGGCGCGCGACAACCCCGAGCAACCGCGCCACCGCTGGGATTCCGCCGGTGCTGCCCGCCGCCCAGACCCGGGTTTTAGGTGGCGCGCGGCGCCAGGCTTCGGCTTGCGCCGCGATCAGCGCGACCTCGCGCGCCGCCGGGTTCATCACCGCATTCTCCGCCAGCCATTGCGGCCAGGCGCGGGTGACGATGGCGAGAAAGGTCAGCGTCTGTTGCCAATGGCGCGCGAACTGCCGCTGCGCCGCGCCCGGCAGGGCGCTCGCGAGATCGATGCCCTCGCGTTCGGCTTCGTCCATCAAGGCGGCGAGTTCGACCGCGAGTGGCCAAGCCCGCTCGGCGCTGCGCGGCGCCCCGGAGGCGCCATCGAGCGCGAGAATGAGCCGCGTGAGATGCGCCAGCCGCAGCATCGGCGGCACCGAAGGCGGAAGATCGAGCGCGCCGGCGAGCGCGAGCGGCGTTTCATCGAGCGCGCCGAACGCGATGATTCGCGGCAAAAGCAGCGGCTGGCCGCCGCTTTGGCGCAGAAACGCCTCCGCCAAGGCACGCGCGGCGCGGCGCGTCGGGAGCAGGATCAGCCCTTCCGCGACCGCGGCCGGTGCGCCGCCGGCGTCAGTGAGCCAGGCGGCGGCAATCGCGTCGAGAAACGGGAGATCGGCGGGGAGGGTGAAAAGATTCATCGCGTCGCGCCGATCGCCGGGTGGCGGAGGGCGATTTCCGCGGCGGCGAGGTCGTCCGGCGTCGAGAGATGAAACCAGAGCCCGTCATGGACCAAGGCGCGGGCGCGGCCGGCGGCGATCGCTTGATCCCAGAGCCGGTTCATCGAGAACGCCGCCGGCAGCTCGCCGCCATCGCCGAACAGGCGTGGCGAAACCAACTGCACGCCTGCGAAAATGTAGGGGGCGATTTCGCGCGGGCCGCGCCGGCGCGGCACGCCCCAGGGATCGATCAGAAAATCTCCCGCCCCGACATCTGCCATGACCTGGCAGGTGCGATGGCATAAAAGCAGCACGTCGATCGCCTGCTCCGCCCAGGCCGCGGCGAGACGCGAAAGCGCCGGGCGCGGCCCGTCAAGCCAGAAGGCATCGCCATTGATGACGAAAAACGGCGCCCCAGCCGCGACATCTTCCCCAAGCAAGCCCTCGGCCAGCGCCGCGCGGACGGCGCCACCGGTATCGAGCAACGCGGGTTCCTCGCGGAAAACCGTCTCCGGGCCGCCTTGGCGCGCGGCGAGATGGGCGCGCACGCGTTCGGCCTGCCAATGGCCGTTGACGACGACCCGCACGACCCCGGCCGCCGCCAGCCGATCGAGGGCGTGATCGAGCAGCGCCCGCCCGGCGAGCGGAAGCAGCGGCTTGGCCGTCTCCGCCGTCAAAGGCCGCATCCGCAGGCCAAGCCCGGCAGCGAGCAGCATGGCGGATGTCGGCGGCGAGGAAGCGGGCAGGGAAGGGGTCATGCCGCCGCCAGAGCTGGGTTGCCGCGCTTCTCAGGCGGGATATGGCGGTCAAAAAACGCCCTGAGCGGCGCCGCCTCGGGCCGCGCGAGCGCCGCCGCAAGACGCGCCCAGGTGCGCGGGCCATGCGCGAGATAGCCGGGTTTGGCATCGCGCAGCGCAAGACGCACCCAGAGCCCGGCAACGCGGACATGGCGGAGCGCCGCGAGCACGACCATGGCCGCGCGGAACGGCACCGGCTCGAGATCAGGGCTGGCGGCAAGAAACCGCGCGATCTCGCGCTCGGCGAGGCCTTCGGGAAGATCACGTCGTGCGTCTTCGATCAAGGAGACGAGGTCATAGGCGGGATGGCCGCGCGCCGCATCCTGAAAATCGATGATGCCGACGCGCCGGACACCCTCGCGCGCGGCGAGCCAAAAGAGATTGCCGGCAAAATAATCGCGATGGACCAGCCGCTTTGGCCCGGCCGCGAATGGGGCGAGGAGGTCTGCGAGCGCCGCCATGAACTCGGCCCGGATCGCGCCAGCGGGGAGGGTTCCGAATGCTGCCGGCCACCACCAATCGAGAAACGTCGCCGCCGCCGCCATCGCCATCGCCGCCGCATCCCACGCCGGAAGATCGGCGGGAGGTGCAATCGCCTGCAGCCGCACCAGGGCATCGGTCGCGGCGTCGTAATAGGGGATCGTGTTCGCAGCATCGAGCGTTGCCGCATAGAGGTGATCGCCGAAATCCTCGACCAGCGCGAGGCCCGAACCGGGATCGGCGGCGATGATCGCGGGCACACTCAGCCCGGCGCCCGCGAGGAGTCTCCCGATGCGAAGAAACGGGCCAAGATCCTCGTGCTCCGGTGGCGCCACCAGCAACAACGCCGGACGCGGCCCGCCATGGAGGCGAAAATAGCGGCGCACCCCGGCATCACCGGGAAGCGCCTCGATCCTCGCCCTCTCGAAATGATGGGCGGCGAGAAATTCGGCGACGTCGGGCATCAGAGGAACGGGGCTCCGGGTGGGGCGACGATCTCGGCGATGCGACTTCCCGGGCCACTCGGTGTCAGGGTTACGGTGAGCGCCAAAGCCGGCGCCAGCGGGCCAAGCCGATCAGGCCATTCGATGATCAGCATGTCGGCGAGCCACGCCTCGAGACCAAGTTCGGCGAGCCCGCCCGGCCCCTCGATCCGCCAGAGATCGAGATGGTGAACCGGGCCGCGGGCGGTGTCATAGCTTTGCACCAAGGTATAGCTCGGGCTCGGCACGTCGAGCGTGGGATCGGCGCTCAGGCTGCGCAGGGCCGCGCGGGCAAGCGCCGTTTTGCCGGCGCCGAGCGGTCCGGCAAGGAGAAGGGCGCGGCCGGGCGCGAGCCAGGCGGCGAGTTCGGCGCCGAGTGCCTCGGTCGCGGCGAGGGTTTCGAGCGGGCGCAACAAACCGGTTCTATTCCCCGGCGGCCGGCGCCACCAGCATCCGCCCGAGCGGCTTTCCGGCGAAGAGATGGACATGAAAATGCGGCACTTCCTGGCCGCTCGCGACACCCATGTTGGCGAGCAGGCGATACCCCTCCGCCTCCAGCCCCAATTGCCGGGTGACGGCGCCGACGGCGCGGAAAAACCCGGCGATCATCGCGGCGTCGGC
This portion of the Acidibrevibacterium fodinaquatile genome encodes:
- the addB gene encoding double-strand break repair protein AddB; its protein translation is MNLFTLPADLPFLDAIAAAWLTDAGGAPAAVAEGLILLPTRRAARALAEAFLRQSGGQPLLLPRIIAFGALDETPLALAGALDLPPSVPPMLRLAHLTRLILALDGASGAPRSAERAWPLAVELAALMDEAEREGIDLASALPGAAQRQFARHWQQTLTFLAIVTRAWPQWLAENAVMNPAAREVALIAAQAEAWRRAPPKTRVWAAGSTGGIPAVARLLGVVARLPHGRVVLPGFDADVPAEEGAAFPPETHPAAAMHRLLAAIGASPGDVRPWDEMLPAGLGARAPGRAAILARALLPAAGLDRWREGRVAALPGVTRLEAADEHQEAQAIALILRGALERPGARAALVTPDRDLAVRVTAELARYGVVADDSAGEALGETPPAVFLRLLAAAWAEDLAPVPLLALLKHPFAAAGLAPEAARDLARRLERAALRGPRPPGGIVGLRRVLAEVAEREALEDFVTRIEVALAPLLRLGSAVAFVPAETLLVALIEAGEALGATDSESGAARLWAFEEGVALAELLSEALAALAVLPPLAAASLPGLLDALLAGSVVRSRRALRGRDGAEHPRIFIWGLLEARLQSAELIVLGGLAEGVWPPSVDPGPWLSRPMRAALGLPSPEAAIGQSAHDFVMAACAAPEVVLSCPRRRERAPVVPARWLTRLDAMLETPLARHPAAAWAAAIDQPEGKPRPVPPPAPRPPANLRPRRLTVTEIETLFADPYAIYARHILRLTPLAPLDPPIGRADFGVIVHRALRRFCDRLAALPDAAAMAAALDNELETALLQAAIRPALAAWWRPRLRRIAHWVAGWEAARGQAQHRAAERAGEWLLPVAGGFTLAGRADRIERHEDGGIVLIDFKTGTVPRESEVAEGTAPQLPLEAAMAEAGAFGEAFRAPAVSLLYLHLTGGVTPGAEHALFAGDHATLGQIIAATKTRLLSVLETFADDATPYRATPSPPGRASWRSDYAALARQSEWQVASVEASDDDG
- a CDS encoding nucleotidyltransferase family protein, whose amino-acid sequence is MTPSLPASSPPTSAMLLAAGLGLRMRPLTAETAKPLLPLAGRALLDHALDRLAAAGVVRVVVNGHWQAERVRAHLAARQGGPETVFREEPALLDTGGAVRAALAEGLLGEDVAAGAPFFVINGDAFWLDGPRPALSRLAAAWAEQAIDVLLLCHRTCQVMADVGAGDFLIDPWGVPRRRGPREIAPYIFAGVQLVSPRLFGDGGELPAAFSMNRLWDQAIAAGRARALVHDGLWFHLSTPDDLAAAEIALRHPAIGATR
- a CDS encoding aminoglycoside phosphotransferase family protein, which encodes MPDVAEFLAAHHFERARIEALPGDAGVRRYFRLHGGPRPALLLVAPPEHEDLGPFLRIGRLLAGAGLSVPAIIAADPGSGLALVEDFGDHLYAATLDAANTIPYYDAATDALVRLQAIAPPADLPAWDAAAMAMAAAATFLDWWWPAAFGTLPAGAIRAEFMAALADLLAPFAAGPKRLVHRDYFAGNLFWLAAREGVRRVGIIDFQDAARGHPAYDLVSLIEDARRDLPEGLAEREIARFLAASPDLEPVPFRAAMVVLAALRHVRVAGLWVRLALRDAKPGYLAHGPRTWARLAAALARPEAAPLRAFFDRHIPPEKRGNPALAAA
- the tsaE gene encoding tRNA (adenosine(37)-N6)-threonylcarbamoyltransferase complex ATPase subunit type 1 TsaE, translated to MLRPLETLAATEALGAELAAWLAPGRALLLAGPLGAGKTALARAALRSLSADPTLDVPSPSYTLVQSYDTARGPVHHLDLWRIEGPGGLAELGLEAWLADMLIIEWPDRLGPLAPALALTVTLTPSGPGSRIAEIVAPPGAPFL
- a CDS encoding histidine triad nucleotide-binding protein; this translates as MPVSGLGPYDDGNIFARILRGEVPCQKVYEDAFALAFHDIAPQAPVHVLVIPKGRFVSFADFSANADAAMIAGFFRAVGAVTRQLGLEAEGYRLLANMGVASGQEVPHFHVHLFAGKPLGRMLVAPAAGE